A genomic segment from Parafrankia irregularis encodes:
- a CDS encoding AfsR/SARP family transcriptional regulator codes for MRYEILGPLRVTKEDGTCFISAPKMETLLATLLVRPNEVVSADQLISEIWGAAAPRSANAGIHVMVSNLRKFLARPDRTDSPIVTRAPGYLLDLGDDTLDAHDFLDLAARGHEHVRLKKYAEAVACFDRALGLWRGQLLGRPPASPMIVWYDTWLAEQRLGCLEANLEAELELGRHRRLVPRLYSLITEHPLHEPFYRHLMVALYRAERVADALDVYRTARTRLRDELGLEPCRSLQDTQRAILVGDRRMGLVRLAG; via the coding sequence ATGAGATACGAAATCCTCGGGCCTCTTCGGGTGACGAAGGAGGATGGCACCTGCTTCATCAGCGCCCCCAAGATGGAGACCCTGCTCGCCACCCTCCTGGTCCGCCCGAACGAAGTGGTGTCGGCCGACCAGCTCATCAGCGAGATCTGGGGTGCGGCCGCACCGCGGAGCGCGAATGCCGGAATCCACGTGATGGTGTCGAACCTGCGCAAGTTCCTGGCCCGGCCGGACCGGACGGACAGCCCGATCGTGACCCGCGCCCCGGGCTACCTGCTGGACCTGGGCGACGACACCCTCGACGCCCACGACTTCCTGGACCTGGCCGCGCGCGGACACGAACACGTGCGGCTGAAGAAGTACGCGGAGGCCGTGGCCTGCTTCGACCGTGCGCTCGGGCTGTGGCGGGGCCAGCTGCTCGGCCGGCCGCCCGCCAGCCCGATGATCGTCTGGTATGACACCTGGCTCGCCGAACAGCGGCTGGGCTGCCTGGAGGCGAACCTGGAGGCGGAGCTCGAGCTCGGCCGCCACCGCCGGCTCGTGCCCAGGCTGTACTCGCTCATCACCGAACACCCGCTGCACGAACCGTTCTACCGCCATCTGATGGTCGCGCTGTACCGGGCCGAGCGGGTCGCCGACGCACTCGACGTCTACCGGACGGCCCGCACCCGGCTGCGCGACGAGCTGGGCCTCGAGCCGTGCCGCTCGCTACAGGACACACAGCGGGCGATCCTGGTCGGCGACCGGCGCATGGGCCTCGTCCGGCTCGCCGGCTGA
- a CDS encoding MFS transporter, whose protein sequence is MTEKQESGAAVRAVDGPAREPAAGSSAPPRSAPSHSVHPNSTSSNPASSNPASFVWTSVHTIALTLLCVAAMLETLDITIVNVALPSIQDDLGFSQGDLPWVVNAYTVAFGGFLLLGGRTGDVFGQRRIFVGGIALFLVASLAAGLSQDAGSLVATRALQGLAGAFSIPMTLAMIASIFPAGPARNKALAVWGTAAGVSSALGVVLGGVLVNGPGWRWIFLLNVPICALILAGAGRYLPADRTTRTHRFDVVGALVSTGGTALLIYAVLQASEHEWGSGRTIGLLAGAVVLLAYFVVHELFVAAEPLMTFSLFRNRSVSGANAVQALVAVALWAMLFFVTLYAQEVLNYSPLKTGLAYLPLAVTLLVAAPVGPLLVPKIGIRAVVAIGCAIVAGGLLLFTGISPDGGLGTNIILPSVVVSLGFAILFVPINIAAVTGVPAESTGIAAALLNVSRYVGGSLGFAVIATLAESRTADAARAGDAAAAALTEGFKLGFVITAVTMVVGVLAALLLFREDGRGEKVDLAAVQSAAIEGG, encoded by the coding sequence ATGACGGAAAAGCAGGAGTCCGGGGCGGCGGTGCGAGCCGTCGACGGGCCGGCGCGCGAGCCGGCCGCCGGGAGCTCCGCGCCCCCGAGGTCGGCGCCCTCACATTCGGTGCACCCGAATTCGACGTCCTCGAACCCGGCGTCCTCGAACCCGGCGTCGTTCGTCTGGACGTCCGTTCACACGATCGCGTTGACGCTGTTGTGCGTCGCGGCAATGCTCGAAACCCTCGACATCACGATCGTGAACGTCGCGCTGCCCAGCATTCAGGACGACCTCGGTTTCTCCCAGGGCGACCTGCCGTGGGTGGTGAACGCCTACACGGTGGCGTTCGGTGGTTTCCTGCTGCTCGGCGGCCGGACCGGTGACGTGTTCGGCCAGCGGAGGATATTCGTCGGGGGAATCGCCCTGTTCCTGGTCGCCTCGCTCGCCGCGGGTCTGTCGCAGGACGCGGGCAGCCTCGTCGCCACCCGGGCGCTGCAGGGCCTGGCCGGAGCGTTCAGCATCCCGATGACGCTGGCGATGATCGCGTCGATCTTCCCGGCTGGCCCGGCCCGCAACAAGGCGCTGGCGGTCTGGGGTACCGCCGCCGGCGTGAGCAGCGCCCTGGGCGTGGTGCTGGGTGGCGTGCTCGTCAACGGGCCCGGCTGGCGGTGGATCTTCCTGTTGAACGTCCCGATCTGCGCGCTCATCCTGGCCGGTGCCGGCCGGTACCTGCCCGCGGACCGCACGACCCGGACGCACCGCTTCGACGTCGTCGGCGCGCTGGTCTCCACCGGCGGCACCGCGCTGCTGATCTACGCGGTGCTGCAGGCCAGCGAGCACGAATGGGGGTCCGGGCGGACGATCGGCCTGCTCGCCGGCGCCGTCGTGCTCCTCGCCTACTTCGTCGTCCACGAGCTGTTCGTAGCGGCCGAGCCGCTGATGACGTTCTCGCTGTTCCGTAACCGTTCGGTGTCCGGCGCGAACGCGGTCCAGGCGCTCGTCGCGGTCGCGCTGTGGGCGATGCTGTTCTTCGTCACTCTGTACGCGCAGGAGGTACTGAACTACTCCCCGCTGAAGACCGGACTGGCCTACCTGCCGCTCGCCGTGACCCTGCTGGTCGCCGCGCCGGTCGGCCCACTGCTCGTGCCGAAGATCGGCATCCGCGCCGTCGTCGCCATCGGCTGCGCGATCGTCGCCGGCGGTCTGCTGTTGTTCACCGGGATCTCGCCGGACGGCGGTCTGGGCACGAACATCATCCTGCCGTCGGTGGTGGTCAGCCTCGGGTTCGCGATCCTTTTCGTCCCGATCAACATCGCCGCGGTGACGGGCGTGCCGGCGGAGAGCACGGGCATCGCCGCGGCGCTGCTCAACGTCAGCCGCTATGTCGGGGGATCGCTCGGCTTCGCGGTCATCGCGACGCTCGCCGAGAGCCGGACGGCCGACGCGGCCCGCGCCGGCGACGCGGCGGCGGCCGCGCTCACCGAGGGGTTCAAGCTCGGCTTCGTCATCACCGCGGTGACCATGGTCGTCGGGGTGCTGGCCGCGCTGCTGCTCTTCCGGGAGGACGGACGAGGCGAGAAGGTGGACCTCGCCGCGGTGCAGTCCGCCGCGATCGAGGGCGGCTGA
- a CDS encoding saccharopine dehydrogenase family protein: MAITVYGASGYTGRLVAAELRRRGFSVVLAGRDGDRLRALATELADTEPGDSVDGRKVEIATRQVGVEDPAALADAFRGSDVVVNVAGPFALVGEPVVRAAIEAGVPYLDTTAEQLFVKKVFDEFSDPAQNAGVAVVPSVGFDIVPGDLLANVVGSRVEQATDLLVAYDVHDWDMSRGTVRSAFGALTSGTFVYSDGGWRPGDGTTPYEAVTFPGNVEPTPVISWAGPEVITVPRHVPTDRLSVVINASIVTPEFAQLLQLPAETVATIIDNLAEGPDDTRRAAARFTIVAEATGADGRRARGVLHASDIYGSTAVIVAEAVRRLLAQPPRAGVLSPAQAFDAASFLDFLVPHGYSWDVQTPADAPAAQ; this comes from the coding sequence ATGGCGATCACCGTTTACGGCGCGAGTGGATACACCGGACGGCTGGTGGCCGCCGAGCTTCGGCGCCGCGGATTTTCCGTCGTTCTGGCCGGCCGGGACGGTGACCGGCTGCGGGCGTTGGCGACGGAACTGGCCGACACCGAGCCGGGTGACTCCGTCGACGGCCGGAAGGTCGAGATAGCGACCCGCCAGGTCGGTGTGGAAGACCCGGCAGCCCTGGCGGACGCGTTCCGCGGCAGTGATGTCGTCGTCAACGTGGCGGGCCCGTTCGCGCTGGTGGGTGAACCGGTGGTCCGGGCCGCCATCGAGGCGGGTGTGCCCTATCTCGACACGACCGCCGAGCAGCTGTTCGTGAAGAAGGTCTTCGACGAGTTCTCCGACCCCGCGCAGAACGCCGGGGTGGCCGTCGTCCCGTCCGTCGGTTTCGACATCGTTCCCGGTGATCTGCTCGCGAACGTGGTCGGCTCCCGGGTCGAGCAGGCGACCGATCTCCTCGTCGCCTACGACGTGCACGACTGGGACATGAGCAGGGGAACCGTCCGGTCGGCCTTCGGTGCGCTGACCAGCGGCACCTTCGTCTACAGCGACGGCGGATGGCGGCCCGGCGACGGCACGACGCCGTACGAGGCGGTGACGTTCCCGGGGAACGTGGAGCCGACGCCGGTCATCAGCTGGGCGGGCCCGGAAGTCATCACCGTTCCCCGGCACGTGCCGACCGACCGGCTGTCGGTCGTCATCAACGCCAGCATCGTCACGCCGGAGTTCGCGCAGCTGCTCCAGCTGCCCGCCGAGACCGTCGCGACCATCATCGACAACCTTGCGGAGGGCCCGGACGACACCCGCCGCGCTGCGGCCAGGTTCACCATCGTCGCGGAGGCCACCGGCGCCGACGGGCGCCGTGCCCGCGGTGTCCTGCATGCCAGCGACATCTACGGGTCGACCGCGGTGATCGTGGCGGAGGCTGTCCGTCGGCTGCTCGCCCAGCCGCCCCGCGCCGGTGTGCTCAGCCCCGCCCAGGCGTTCGACGCCGCGAGCTTCCTCGACTTCCTCGTTCCGCATGGCTACTCCTGGGACGTCCAGACGCCGGCGGACGCGCCCGCCGCGCAGTAG